One Triticum dicoccoides isolate Atlit2015 ecotype Zavitan chromosome 4B, WEW_v2.0, whole genome shotgun sequence genomic window carries:
- the LOC119292038 gene encoding SUMO-conjugating enzyme SCE1-like, with protein sequence MSSGGIARGRLAEERKAWRKNHPHGFVAKPETLGDGTVNLMVWHCTIPGKQGTDWEGGYFPLTLHFSEDYPSKPPKCKFPTNFFHPNVYPSGTVCLSILNEDSGWRPAITVKQILVGIQDLLDQPNPADPAQTDGYHLFIQDPAEYKRRVRAQAKQYPALV encoded by the exons atgtcttCCGGTGGGATCGCGCGCGGCCGCCTCGCGGAGGAGCGCAAGGCCTGGCGGAAGAACCACCCCCAC GGCTTCGTCGCCAAGCCGGAGACGCTGGGCGACGGCACGGTCAACCTCATGGTCTGGCACTGCACCATCCCCGGCAAGCAAGGG ACTGATTGGGAAGGTGGATACTTCCCTCTCACCCTTCATTTCAGCGAGGATTACCCCAGCAAGCCTCCCAAGTGCAAGTTCCCTACAAATTTCTTCCACCCGAATGTCTATCCTTCGGGGACAGTCTGCCTTTCAATCCTCAATGAGGACAGC GGCTGGAGACCTGCTATTACTGTGAAGCAAATCCTTGTTGGAATTCAGGACTTGCTTGATCAGCCCAACCCGGCTGACCCTGCTCAGACTGATGGTTATCACCTTTTCATCCAG GATCCAGCTGAGTACAAGAGGCGTGTTCGGGCGCAGGCAAAGCAGTATCCCGCATTGGTCTGA